In Spirochaeta isovalerica, the genomic window CCTGATAAAAGGGGAATGAGAGTCAGAACACCATATAGGAGGGAACGGAAGAAGAAGGCCGCAATTAATAGGACCATAATGATGGAAATTACAGTGGACTTCATCTGATCCGTCGATACGGTTTCAGCCAGCTGAAGGTACTCCAGATCCGATCCCCAGAGGTCGAAAGTCATATCGCTGCCCAGCGCTTCCACCGCTTCTCTGTTTATGGAATTGACAAGAGACCTCAAGCCGCTTTCTGAAAGAAATCTTTGGTTTTCGTGGTTGAAAATCATAATGGTCAGATTGATCCGTGTGAAATCATTATTGACCATATTGCTGCTGATGCCGGTTTCCGTGGCCTGGTTTAGCACCTTGAAGTATTTGGACAGGAGAAGAATCAGTCCCCGTTTTTCTGGAATGGCATAGGAATCGCTCATCATCCGGTTTAAATCTTTAATTACGCTGGGAAAGGACGAGATATTCATAATATTATCGTATCCTTTCAGTGTTTCCTCCAGATTGGAAACTTTTTTCAGGTTTTCGTAATCTAGAAAATAATTGGGTTGGTCCTCCGGAGCCTGAATGGTCAGGTTCAGTCTCTGCCCCCCCTCGAAATTCTCCATCATGAACTTCAGCCCTACTACGATCGGATCCTCCTGAGGGTAATAGCTCACATAATCGGACTGATGGGTAACCCGGGGGTATGTATAGAAAAACAGGAGAATAATAATGACGAAAATAGCGATAAACACAATTCTGAAGCGGCTGACGAAAAGGCTCACCATGCTCATGGCGCGGGTGAAACGGCCGTTCTGAACCCTGTTTTTCTGGTGGTGCTCCGGACTTTTGAACCGGGAGAGGGCGGCCGGCAGAAAGGTGAGAGACAGAAAAGCGCTTATTGCAATGCCGACGCTTGTTGAAATAGCGAACTCCCGCGAAGCTCCTATGGAGGTGAAGAGCAGACTGAGGAAGCCGACAATGGTTGTTAAGGATGCCATCAATACCGTTTTATTGACGTGAAGCGAGGCTTCGATGATCCACTGGTTGTCCCGGTGCTCCAGTTCTGCATCGTGATAATACTGATTGAGGATGTGTATCGTATAGGAGGTGCCTATTGTCAGGACAAGGGTGGGAATGACCACGCTGATGACCGTGAGCTCGTACCCCAGTATTCCCATTATTCCGAGCGACCAGATTGTCCCCATAATGACAATGGCCATGGGGAGAAATATGGCCCGTTTCGAACGGAAACCCAGGAAAAAGAAGGCGAGGATGACAATGATCGAAAATGTTAGAAGGATAACCAGATCTTTGGACAGGTATTTGCTCGTGTTCTCCATAAAGAAGAGATTTCCGGTCGTATATGTCGTGAAATAGGGATCGAGCTGTTTCGTGATTATATAATACTCGGTGGTAACAGTTTTCGTATCTACGATTAAGGGATGGTAAAAAAACGTGTTGAGGATTTTTCCGCCGCCGCTGAAAAAAATCTTTTTGGAAAAAATGTCATCATCGAGATGAGAGAGGAACAGCTGGAACTCCTCTTCGGTTTCCGGAGCCCTCTGTTTGGGGACGAGGGGCTTGGGGGCCAGCCTTCCGCCTTCCTTTAAAAAAGTTGTTGCCGTAAATATATTGTCGCTGTAACCGCCGACCAGATCGACAATCTCACCGATGACTTTCTCATAGGTCTGGAGCGCTTCCATGGATATGCCGTCTTTAAATTCAAGCGCCATATAAAAGGCGTTTTTCTCTTTTTCTTCGGGGTCGTATTTCTTCAGAAGATCACTGGCCGGATTGGTATCGGGCATCAGAGCGCTCACTTCGGAATTCATCTGAATCTTCGAAGCGGCGAAAACCATTATGAGAGTGAGCAGTACGCTGACTGTAATAACCAGCAGGGAATGTCGTAGTGAGAATTCGAGTACCTTTCTCATCGAATGAAAACTCCTGAAGAAATGTATAATAGCAATTTTAAATATAATCTCAATCAGGAGTGCTTTACAAGGCGGCTCCCGATGAGATTTTTATTAAGATAATTATTTATCTTTTATTTTCCGATAATTTCGCAATGGCCTCGTCCACGGTTAAGCCGTTCCAGTTCTCCCTCTTGTCCAGATCTTTAATATTGACGGTCCGGCTGGAGAACTCATCTTCTCCGCAGATCAGAGCAAAGGGTATGCTTTTGGCTTCGGCGTATTTGAACTGAGCGTTAAGCTTCTTTTTTGTATGAAACACTTCACAATTAATGTCCGCTTTTCTGAATTGCCGGGAAAGATTGTGGTAATGTCCGTAAAGTTTTTCATCAAGTGCCAGGATCAGCAGATCCGTAACACTCTGCTTTTCCGAGACTCTTCCCAGCTCTTCGAGAGCGGCCAGCAGTCTGTCCAGTCCGATTGCGGCTCCGACGCCGGGCAGCTCTTCTTTCGTATAAAGACTGGCCAGATTGTTATAACGGCCCCCGGAGCATACGGAACCGATTCCCGGGAGCTCATCGAGGAATGTTTCATAGACGATCCCTGTATAGTAGTCGAGGCCTCTGGTTATGGAGGGGTCCAGCTTGAACGAATCCTCCATTCCGCATTCTTTTATATATCCGAATATTGTTTTCAGCCGTTCTGTATCATCCGAGGTGCCACCCGCGGCTCTTTCCATTTTAGCCAAGGATTCCTCATCGCTTCCCGCGGGCTTGATAAAATCCAGAATTTCTTTTGCATTCGACTCTGTTGTCAGCTCTTTCAAAAGCGCCATGACTTCTTCTTCGCCGATCTTTCCCAGCTTATCGACGATCCTCAGAATGTCGACGGAACTGCTTAATATTTCCAATCTGTCCAGAAGACGATTGAAAATACCTCTGTGGCTGAAGTGGATCGTAATATCGTTTACATCGATTGCCTTCATCGAATCATGCATCATCATGAGAATCTCGAAATCGGCCGAAGCCGTATCGATTCCGACGATGTCGAAGTCGCATTGCATGAATTCGCGGTACCGGCCCCTCTGGGTGTTTTCGCCGCGCCACACTTTGTTGATGTGGTATCGCTTGAACGGGAGATGAAGGTCGTTGCGGTTTTTGGCCATATAGCGGGCGAAAGGTACGGTAAGATCGAAGCGCATGGACACATCTCTGCCTCCGTTATCTTCGAAGCGGTAAACCTGCTTATCCGTTTCGCCGCCGCCTTTTCCCAGGAGGACTTCCGTGTATTCGAGCACCGGCGTGTCTATGGGGACGTATCCGAAACTCTCAAAGTTCTTTTCCAGAATACCGATAATTCTCTTTCTTTCTATCTCTTTGGACGGGAGAAAGTCTCTGAATCCCTTCAGAATTCTGGGTTCGATTTTATTTGACATACTTCATACCTCATTCAGCGATTAAAACCCTATCATGCCTTTTTTTCAGAACAGATTCAAGTCGCTTCCCGACGGCATTCCATTGACTTAAAGGGGGATAAATCGGATGATAGGGAATCATGCTTATCAGGTACACAAAGAATGAGAACGGCAAGCTTGTCAAGCAAGCGGAAATCTACACAAAAGACGAACATAACATCCCCATAAACAAGGTTGACCCCGATGCCATAAGAGCATGTGGCCGTCTGCGGAGAGAAGGTTTTCAGGCTTATATCGTCGGCGGGGCCGTGAGAGACCTGCTGCTGGGAAGGGAACCTAAGGATTTCGATCTGGTTACCGATGCCGAACCTTCAAGAGTCCGAAAAATCTTCCGCAATTCACGGATAATCGGAAAGCGGTTCAAACTGGTCCATCTCTACTATTCCGATAAAAAAATTCTGGAACTGGCGACGTTCCGCTCTGTCGAAGCTTCGGACAGAAAGAATATATACGGCACAATCGAGGAAGATGTTCTCAGAAGGGATTTCACATTCAACGCCCTTTTTTACTCTCCCCAGGAAGAGCAGGTCATCGATTATGTGGGGGGTGTCAAAGATATCAGGAAGGGGAGAATCGTGAGCATCATCCCCCTGAAAACCACTTTTGTCGATGATCCGGTCCGCATGGTCCGGGCCCTCAAATATACCGTAACGACCGGTTCGAGAATATCCTTTAAACTGAAGCGGGCCATAAAGAAATCAGCGCCCCTTCTCATGTCCTGTTCCATCTCGCGGCTGAGCGAAGAAGTTTTTAAAATCCTGCAATCGGGACACAGCTGGAGCATAATGCAGAAAGCGGTGGAAATGGATATGTTTCACTACCTACTGCCGGAAATTGAAGAGAGATTTCACGGAAAGGGCGGCAGGGAGTTTTATAAGACTTTCTTTAAATCTCTCCGGCGCCTCGATGAGAATATCAACCGCAAAGGGGAAAGGCGCCGCTCCAGAATGATACGCCGCCTTGTTCAGCCGTCGCTTGATGCCGACGGGATTTTCGAAAATCCCGAGCTTGATTATATGGATGTGGTTAAGGCGGCGAAAGAAGTCATTCTTCCCATGATCGCCCCCAACCGGGATATCGAAGAGGCTGTGCGCCTTATTTTTAAAGTGAAAAATATATCCATGCCCAGAAGAAATTATGTCAAACATCCCGACAGGCGCCGGGCCAAGCGGACCCGCACCCGCACAAAACGGGATAAAAACACAACAGCGAACACGAATTAAATGATGAATAAGTCAACAGAAAAGCCTATCTTAAAAGAAATACTGATAATAACCGTACCCGCCTCTATTGTCTTTGCATTGAGCGGTATGGATTTCATCGGTTACTATTCCAATACATCTGATGTGTACCTCAGAAGTTTACCTAATGTTTTATGGGGGTTCGCCTTCACTACGGCGGGTCTTTTCATTTTCCCCCTTTCTGGTTAACCTGTTCCGATAGAAAAGGCCTTTGGCTTTTTCGGACTGACCCCGGGGAAGCGCAAAACAGGCCTGATTATTACAGCGGCCTACCTGCCGGTCATCATCATCCTTTACTTTAATGCGAAAGATCCTTCCATGATTCAGACTTATCCTCTCTCAAAAGAGGTTCTGAGCAGCTGGTCGTTCTTTATCTTCTATGAAATCCTCTATGTCCTCTTTTATTACATACCCTATGAGTATTTCTTCAGAGGAGTTTTACAGCTCGGTTTAAGCCGGTATTGGGGCGGCTGGAGAAGCATTCTTTTCGTAACGGTTCTCACGACGGCGCTTCATGCGACCAAACCGCTTCCGGAAATCGCCGGTGCGGCATTTGCCGGGTTGCTTCTCGGTTATATCGCGGAAAAAACCCAATCGTGGTTCTATCCATTTCTGGTTCATATCATAACAGGAATATCCACGGATGTTTTCTGCAGTCTTTTCTATCTTGGAGTTTTATAATGTCAGTTCCCAATATACTCATTACCGGCGCAAACGGATTTCTCGGGAGCAATCTTGTTAAACTATTAAGTTCTACAGGTAAATACAAGGTCCATGCCATGAACGGCCACAACTACTCCGATGAGAGCACTCCTGCGGATATGCGTAATTTCCCCTATGGCGAAACAAAAAAAATCGGCGAGGATCTTGTTTTGCAATGGGCTGAAAAGGGAAGGAAAAAGGGCCTCGTGGCCAATGTCATCCGCCCCGGGTTTGTCATTTACGGCCCCTATGACAAAAATACTTTTATCAATGTGCTCAAAGAAATTGACAAAGGGCGTTTCGGGTTTATCGATAAAGGGAAAAAACTGATTTCCTACGTATACGTCGAAAACCTCTGCAGCGGCATCGAGCGGTTAATCAGCAGCTATAACCAGTCGGGAACTTTAATATTCTCGATGGAAACATGAGCTGGCAGGATTGGGTTTCCCGTTGGGCCGATGCCCTTGGGGTAAAAGCTCCCCGTCTGTCCGCACCCTACTGGGCCATGCTTCCCCTGACGGCGTTTCTCGTAGGTATTTATAAACTTTTCCGGATTAAATCCGCTCCGATTCTCACTTTGTACAGAATCAGGATCATGTATAAGGATCTGGCATTCTCCAACCGCAAATCCGTGGAAAAGCTGGGATACTCTCCCGCAGTTCCCTTTGAAGAATCGATTAAGCGAACTCTGGATTTTTATTCATCGGTTAAATAAATCCCTCATCGTTGAAACTCTTATTTCGGTTATTTATAATTGAATTATGAAAAGATCCCTACTCATTCTCCTTCTCATTTTTACCGGTAGCATCCTATCCGCACAGATATTCAGTTTCTATAACGATGCTTTTACGTGGGGGTTCGTTCCCGAGTGGGATGACTGGGAGACCAACTCCTTCCGCTTCGATCTGGATCGAGAACGCTGGTCCGCCGGTCTGGAATATGGCATTCTCACCGATCGCGATGAGACAGAAGCCGGGTCCTCCCGTGTCGACAGGCTGGCGCTTTCCGGAGCCTATGCCGTTCCTCTCATGAATCATGACGGCTTTTCCCTTGTGCTGGAGACCGGTTTAACCTTCTCTCTTTTCGGAGATTTTTTCGGATATGAAGTGCAGGGGGGATGGCACGAAAATGTAGATATCAGCCGGTCCATACCCACTGAATATGACGGTTCCATGATTCAGGTCACTCTCCCCGTTGAAGGGAAAATCTCCATCCCCTTTTTTTTGACTCCCTATGCTCTTATCAGGCAGGAACTCCATTATCCTTTCCGCTATAACGGCTACGCCGCAGCGGGCATCGTTCTGCCACCCGATTTTATCCCGTTCCGTCTGGAGTTCGGCTATGGCTATAAGGCAGGGGAAAGCGGTTCTAAAACCTACGATGCTCTTCTGGATAAGGAAAAGGGATTCCGCCTTTCCTCAGAGCTGGATTTCTGGCCGTTTCTGATTGAGAAAACAATGTTTTTCAATAATAAATGGGGAACCGGGGCAATGGGAATCCAGTTTCTCAAGCCCTCATACGCTCCTCCGGAAAACGCCCTTATGGAACTTCAGCTTCTGGCTTTTACCCATCTGGCAAACGGTGTGAAAGTCATGAAACAGTTTCTAACCGATGATCCGTTGCCCTTTCTCTACAGCGGCGCCTATTACAAAGCCATTGCCGGATGGGCTGACAGTTCAGTAAACTTTCCCGAAGGTATGCGGTTTTCCGAGATCACTGCCGGCTTCGAGGAGGGGCTGGAGTTACGCTTCGGGCCTTTCCGTCTCGATGTTTTTTTGCTGGTCGGTTCGGGATTTAATCAGGATCAGTTCTATATCCTGGAAAGCACGGTCCTGACTCCCGAATATATTAAAAACAGCTGGACGGTACATCTGGGGGGAGGAACCCGTATCTTTTTTCCCTTCTTCTTCCAGCGGAAAATCGGGCTTTCCTTTGAAGTGTCGAGAAAATTCGATATTCTTTCGGGGGGAAACTGGCCGGAAGATCTGGCATCGGATAATCCCTGGAACTATATGTTATCCCTTGCCGTTTCCCATTAGCTGGAACCAAAAAAAAAGCCGCATCGCGCGGCTCTTTTCATCAGGGGATCGTCACCGGATCCGTATCGGGGTAATTCCCCTGCAGGTAATCCAGTATGTCTTTTGTCTTTTCGTCGTATTTGGCTGCATCGAGCCTCGCCGCTTTGGACAGGAGTCCCTTGGCTTCATCTATCCTCTCGTCTTTCCAGGCGGACAAGCCCATCACATAGGCGATAAGCGCTTCAGGCGCTTTTTTCTCCGAAGCTTTTGTATACCACTGGTCTGCTTCGGTGTAATCGGCTGCATCGTAGGAGAGGAGTCCGAGGAAATAGAGCGGCTGCCAGCTTTCCGGACTTATGGTGATCAACTTTCTGAAAGTCTGATCCGCAAGATCTGTTTCATCTTTGTTATAATAGGATATTCCCAGATTGAGCAGCTCCTGCGCATTGAGGAACCCTTCGAGATAGTCGTCAAAACCTTCCTGAATGTCATCGCTGACGGCCACTTCTTTCAAGTCGGGGTTTTTCAGTGCGGATATGGTATCGTAGAGAAAGCGGGTGTACTCCTTGTTGTCGGTGCTCATGAGAAAGGAGACAAAAGCCCAGGCTTCAGTGCGGAAGGCTGTGAAGTTTTCCGATGCTTCCAGGTTTGTCATCTTCACAAGCTGAGACGCATCAATTCTCTCATCGCTGTCTTTGAGAGCGGCGAACTTCCTCTCCAGCTCGGGGCCGGAGCTTTTGGAGAAGTACACGGAAAAACCTTCTCTTATCCACAGCGGCGGATTTTCCTCATGGTTCATGAGAAACTGAATGCTCGCCTGATAGGCCAGAGCGAAAATCAGATCTTCCTCGGCTCCTTCGTAGATGAGCAATTCTCTTTCCGAAGCTTTCTGATGGTGGATGTAAACATAGCTGTCATAGGCTGTTCCGGTAAGAGTTCTTGTAAAGCTCTGGTAGGTGCTGAGATTGGGAAGGATCTTGATATTCAGTTTGTTTTCCAGGTTGCCGAAACGGAATACATCATTGAAAATGCTGTAAAAACTCTCCAGCTGGGCGCCCATCAGTTCGGCATGGCTGCTGCTGATGTGGGATTCCACATTGTAGTGCTCTGTTTCTACTGTGTACGTCCTGTCCTGGCCGTAGGCCAGTACCGCCGCCATCAACAATAAAGGGATCAGTATTTTTTTCATGATGTTCTCCTTGGATCATTCCTTTCTGATTTTATCTATACGAATCTCCACACGGTCTATCATCAGACCGGTGAATCGCTCTATCCTGTCCAGTATATATGCCTGGAGATCGTGAATCTTGCCGCTCAGCTGCTCTCCGTAAGCCGCTTCGACCGATATACTAATTTTATACCCGGCCCGGTCTTTTTTCACAGTAATCTTTTTCACCAGAATCGCCGCATCGAATTCATCGACGCAATGGAGGATCATCTGGCTGAGCGCGGCTTCGGAAATCTGGATCTTGCCCCTGTCCTCTTTCTGGAATGCAGGCTGAACCACTGACTTTTCAAAAATCTGGGCCTGATTCTTTTTTTTCAGGCCGAACCGCCAGTTTCTCTTGAAAAAGACCCTGATCGAGTCGGACAGAATGTGGGCATAATCTCTGTGGACTTCGATGCTGGGAACGGGAATGACGTGCTTGCCTTCGGAGTGGCGCGAATGAATCGCTTTTTCAATCTCTTCCTGAGAGGCTATATCCTCTATGTGGATGAAACGCGTTACAGGCGGCAGGTTCAGTCTTTCGGTTATTTTCACAACCATTTTTTCAGAGGTCCCGACCAGCAGTATCTGCTTCAGCTTGATTTTTTCCAGAGCTTTGATCATATCGGCCCTGTGATGGGGATCGTCGTATAGAGCCGTTTTTATGGCGCTGACGTACTCCTTTTCCTTTTTGGCCGAACGGCCGGCGATGATTTTTTTATCGTGGATCAACAGACCGTCATCGATGATATAGGGAATATTGAATTTTTCAGCGACCAGACGGGCCCGGAAGCTTTTTCCTGTTCCGCTTTTTCCGACCAGCGCAAAAACCTTCACTCCCATAATCATCCATTTCGCCTGATTGAGGAGACGGGTCACTTTGCCTTTCTCTTCCTGATTTGCGCTCACTGGTCCTCCAAAAAACCGTTTATTTCCTTCATAAGAAGTCCGGGCGTCACCGATGGAAAAACTTTCTTGATGGCATTCTCCCAATTCCGGGGCAGAGGCGCTTCAGGATAGTCTCTTTCGGCCAGGAAGCTTCCCTTCTGCGGAACCATTTTCAAACTGTGGAGCAGATACCCTTCTTTTAAAGGGCTGCCGCCATATTTCCTGTCTCCGCACAATGGATGCCCGTGATGGGAAGCCTGAACCCGGATCTGATGGGTTCGTCCCGTTTCAATGAGAATCAGCGCGAGAGTCTTGTCCCCTCCGGTTTTCACCGGATAGAATGTGGACCGGGCCCGCTCCCCCTCTTTTTCTACGGAACTGACTTTTTTTTCTCCGTCTCTCTGGAGATTATCGACCCAGACTGCCTTATTTTTGAGCTTTCCGTCGATAAGAGCCAGATAGTATTTTTTAAAACAGCCTTTGCGCAGGTCTTCAGAGAACCTTCTGGCTCCTTCAAGGGACTTAGAGAAAAATATGAGACCCGACGTATTCCTGTCCAGTCTGTGAAGAGGACCGGGCTTGAATCCCAGGGAAGGGGGAAGTTTGTCTTTAAGATAATTCCGGACATCTTTTTCCAGAGAATTTCCGCTGCCGTGAACCAGAATCCCCGCAGGTTTGGAAAGAGCCAGAAGGTCATCATCTTCGTATAAAATATTCAATGAAGGGGCGTTTCCGGCGCTGTCTTTTGAAACGGAAGGTGCTTTTTCATCCAGAAGAGCTCTGTATATCTCCAGAGAATCTCCTTCCTGAATCTTGCAGTCCGGTGATATCTTCCTGCCATTCACCCTTATGAGACCTTTCCGGAAGGCCTTGTAGAGTCCCCCCAGAGACCGTTCCGGGATAAATTGCCTGATTATCCGGTCGGCCCGTCGGCCTTTGTCATTGCTGCCCGCCGTAAAAGAGGCGTATTTTTCATTATTCACTCTGAGTAGAATTTTATTACCTCGACAGCCCCCGTGTCAATCCGGGCTCTTTCTCTTGACAAAGAGCCCGCCGGTAAAGGACAATTCCGTTCTGATGGAGAGTACAGGAAGAGAGGGGCGTTTTCTGCCCTATGGAGCATTCATTATTA contains:
- a CDS encoding efflux RND transporter permease subunit; the protein is MRKVLEFSLRHSLLVITVSVLLTLIMVFAASKIQMNSEVSALMPDTNPASDLLKKYDPEEKEKNAFYMALEFKDGISMEALQTYEKVIGEIVDLVGGYSDNIFTATTFLKEGGRLAPKPLVPKQRAPETEEEFQLFLSHLDDDIFSKKIFFSGGGKILNTFFYHPLIVDTKTVTTEYYIITKQLDPYFTTYTTGNLFFMENTSKYLSKDLVILLTFSIIVILAFFFLGFRSKRAIFLPMAIVIMGTIWSLGIMGILGYELTVISVVIPTLVLTIGTSYTIHILNQYYHDAELEHRDNQWIIEASLHVNKTVLMASLTTIVGFLSLLFTSIGASREFAISTSVGIAISAFLSLTFLPAALSRFKSPEHHQKNRVQNGRFTRAMSMVSLFVSRFRIVFIAIFVIIILLFFYTYPRVTHQSDYVSYYPQEDPIVVGLKFMMENFEGGQRLNLTIQAPEDQPNYFLDYENLKKVSNLEETLKGYDNIMNISSFPSVIKDLNRMMSDSYAIPEKRGLILLLSKYFKVLNQATETGISSNMVNNDFTRINLTIMIFNHENQRFLSESGLRSLVNSINREAVEALGSDMTFDLWGSDLEYLQLAETVSTDQMKSTVISIIMVLLIAAFFFRSLLYGVLTLIPLLSGIMLNFTFMVFTGIPLDVTTMMVTSVAIGVGVDDAIHYLLQFRKQLRLGGTIDEVLVRCGKISGRPIALTTISIVGGLMVLALASFKGILYFGVLVSFTLTCAMIGTLIILPSILSLLVSLKVIKN
- the hisS gene encoding histidine--tRNA ligase — its product is MSNKIEPRILKGFRDFLPSKEIERKRIIGILEKNFESFGYVPIDTPVLEYTEVLLGKGGGETDKQVYRFEDNGGRDVSMRFDLTVPFARYMAKNRNDLHLPFKRYHINKVWRGENTQRGRYREFMQCDFDIVGIDTASADFEILMMMHDSMKAIDVNDITIHFSHRGIFNRLLDRLEILSSSVDILRIVDKLGKIGEEEVMALLKELTTESNAKEILDFIKPAGSDEESLAKMERAAGGTSDDTERLKTIFGYIKECGMEDSFKLDPSITRGLDYYTGIVYETFLDELPGIGSVCSGGRYNNLASLYTKEELPGVGAAIGLDRLLAALEELGRVSEKQSVTDLLILALDEKLYGHYHNLSRQFRKADINCEVFHTKKKLNAQFKYAEAKSIPFALICGEDEFSSRTVNIKDLDKRENWNGLTVDEAIAKLSENKR
- the pcnB gene encoding polynucleotide adenylyltransferase PcnB, with the translated sequence MLIRYTKNENGKLVKQAEIYTKDEHNIPINKVDPDAIRACGRLRREGFQAYIVGGAVRDLLLGREPKDFDLVTDAEPSRVRKIFRNSRIIGKRFKLVHLYYSDKKILELATFRSVEASDRKNIYGTIEEDVLRRDFTFNALFYSPQEEQVIDYVGGVKDIRKGRIVSIIPLKTTFVDDPVRMVRALKYTVTTGSRISFKLKRAIKKSAPLLMSCSISRLSEEVFKILQSGHSWSIMQKAVEMDMFHYLLPEIEERFHGKGGREFYKTFFKSLRRLDENINRKGERRRSRMIRRLVQPSLDADGIFENPELDYMDVVKAAKEVILPMIAPNRDIEEAVRLIFKVKNISMPRRNYVKHPDRRRAKRTRTRTKRDKNTTANTN
- a CDS encoding CPBP family intramembrane glutamic endopeptidase yields the protein MIQTYPLSKEVLSSWSFFIFYEILYVLFYYIPYEYFFRGVLQLGLSRYWGGWRSILFVTVLTTALHATKPLPEIAGAAFAGLLLGYIAEKTQSWFYPFLVHIITGISTDVFCSLFYLGVL
- a CDS encoding NAD-dependent epimerase/dehydratase family protein; this translates as MSVPNILITGANGFLGSNLVKLLSSTGKYKVHAMNGHNYSDESTPADMRNFPYGETKKIGEDLVLQWAEKGRKKGLVANVIRPGFVIYGPYDKNTFINVLKEIDKGRFGFIDKGKKLISYVYVENLCSGIERLISSYNQSGTLIFSMET
- a CDS encoding tetratricopeptide repeat protein translates to MKKILIPLLLMAAVLAYGQDRTYTVETEHYNVESHISSSHAELMGAQLESFYSIFNDVFRFGNLENKLNIKILPNLSTYQSFTRTLTGTAYDSYVYIHHQKASERELLIYEGAEEDLIFALAYQASIQFLMNHEENPPLWIREGFSVYFSKSSGPELERKFAALKDSDERIDASQLVKMTNLEASENFTAFRTEAWAFVSFLMSTDNKEYTRFLYDTISALKNPDLKEVAVSDDIQEGFDDYLEGFLNAQELLNLGISYYNKDETDLADQTFRKLITISPESWQPLYFLGLLSYDAADYTEADQWYTKASEKKAPEALIAYVMGLSAWKDERIDEAKGLLSKAARLDAAKYDEKTKDILDYLQGNYPDTDPVTIP
- a CDS encoding pseudouridine synthase gives rise to the protein MNNEKYASFTAGSNDKGRRADRIIRQFIPERSLGGLYKAFRKGLIRVNGRKISPDCKIQEGDSLEIYRALLDEKAPSVSKDSAGNAPSLNILYEDDDLLALSKPAGILVHGSGNSLEKDVRNYLKDKLPPSLGFKPGPLHRLDRNTSGLIFFSKSLEGARRFSEDLRKGCFKKYYLALIDGKLKNKAVWVDNLQRDGEKKVSSVEKEGERARSTFYPVKTGGDKTLALILIETGRTHQIRVQASHHGHPLCGDRKYGGSPLKEGYLLHSLKMVPQKGSFLAERDYPEAPLPRNWENAIKKVFPSVTPGLLMKEINGFLEDQ